Proteins co-encoded in one Lasioglossum baleicum chromosome 3, iyLasBale1, whole genome shotgun sequence genomic window:
- the LOC143207134 gene encoding protein YIPF1, with protein sequence MDRSQMQPSDSQFISFQDFPSINHGGTGDQAQLHVHTSSHQGFNNLSNDTSGMGIIEDLQGMPDKTEATSHSFWTIEYYQKFFNVSTNDVVERIKRSIVPHGSENYLISHIRPNPDLYGPFWVCVTLIFSIAVSGNIANYLQTANSGKYHWKYDFHIVSHAATCIFLYAWLLPLALWGALKWTTSARDTDEELIETYATPGLLEILCLYGYSLAIYIPVAFLWTIQIQWLQWSLVIVATFLSGGVLLRSLLPVIAGRYRVIYMVVILGLHILIAVGFRFYFFHMPSNISR encoded by the exons ATGGACAGAAGTCAGATGCAGCCGAGTGATTCACAGTTCATCTCCTTCCAAGATTTCCCCTCGATAAACCACGGAGGGACCGGCGATCAGGCGCAATTACATGTCCACACTTCTAGTCATCAAGGCTTCAATAACCTATCAAATGACACGTCTGGTATGGGTATTATTGAGGACCTCCAGGGGATGCCAGATAAAACCGAAG CCACATCACACAGCTTCTGGACAATAGAGTACTACCAAAAGTTCTTCAACGTCAGCACAAACGATGTTGTGGAGAGAATCAAACGGTCCATAGTTCCGCATGGCAGCGAAAACTACTTGATATCTCATATAAGGCCCAATCCAGATCTGTACGGTCCCTTCTGGGTCTGCGTCACATTGATATTTTCCATAGCTGTCAGCGGGAACATAGCCAATTACTTGCAAACTGCGAACTCTGGCAAATACCACTGGAAATACGACTTCCACATTGTGTCTCATGCTGCCACTTGTATATTTTTGTACGCATGGTTGCTGCCACTTGCGTTATGGGGAGCATTAAAATGGACTACCAGTGCTAGGGACACAGACGAAGAATTAATCGAG ACATACGCAACTCCTGGGCTCCTGGAGATCCTCTGTTTGTATGGATATTCTCTGGCTATCTACATTCCTGTAGCTTTTCTATGGACAATACAGATTCAATGGTTGCAGTGGAGTTTAGTCATTGTAGCAACGTTCCTTTCTGGTGGAGTCTTGTTGAGATCCCTGTTGCCTGTTATTGCAG GAAGGTATAGAGTGATCTACATGGTTGTTATCCTAGGACTGCACATTTTAATAGCAGTGGGATTCAGATTCTACTTCTTCCACATGCCATCGAACATAAGTAGATAA